Proteins found in one Canis lupus baileyi chromosome 18, mCanLup2.hap1, whole genome shotgun sequence genomic segment:
- the LOC140609390 gene encoding olfactory receptor 2T8-like → MNIWNNTSDFILLGLFNYTEAHLFLFVMVLTIAFSSLVGNALMILLIHQDVHLHTPMYFLLSQLSLMDMMLISTIVPKMAADYLSGKKSISPAGCGLQIFFFLTLAGGECFLLAAMSYDRYVAVCHPLRYPILMSWQLCLRMTVGSWFLGAADGLMQAAATLSFPFCDAHEINHFFCEAPTLVRLACADTFVFEYVMYICCVLMLLVPFSLILISYSLILAVVLQMRSREARKKAFSTCSSHLSVVGLFYGAGIFTYMGPKSYRSANHDKIVSVFYTIFTPLLNPLIYSMRNSEVKGALRKCMGQCAALSSFHSLAIVDIAARNIGVQVSRRFIASVSLG, encoded by the exons ATGAACATCTGGAACAACACCTCAGATTTCATTCTCCTAGGACTCTTTAACTACACAGAAGCCCACCTGTTTCTCTTTGTGATGGTTCTGACAATTGCTTTCAGCTCCCTGGTGGGCAATGCCCTCATGATTCTCCTGATTCATCAGGATGTCCATCTCCACACACCCATGTACTTCCTACTGAGTCAACTCTCCCTCATGGACATGATGCTGATCTCCACCATTGTGCCCAAAATGGCAGCTGACTACTTGAGTGGCAAGAAGTCCATCTCCCCTGCTGGCTGCGGGTTgcagatatttttcttccttactttGGCAGGGGGCGAGTGCTTCCTCTTAGCAGCCAtgtcctatgaccgctatgtggctgTTTGCCACCCACTGAGGTACCCCATTCTCATGAGCTGGCAATTATGCCTGAGAATGACAGTGGGGTCCTGGTTCTTGGGGGCAGCTGATGGGCTCATGCAGGCTGCTGCCACCCTGAGTTTTCCATTCTGTGATGCACATGAGATCAATCATTTCTTCTGTGAGGCCCCCACTCTGGTGCGTTTGGCTTGTGCTGACACGTTTGTTTTTGAGTATGTCATGTATATCTGCTGTGTATTAATGCTGCTGGTTCCGTTTTCTCTCATCCTGATTTCCTATAGTCTCATCCTTGCTGTGGTTCTCCAGATGCGTTCTAGAGAAGCCCGCAAGAAGGCTttctccacctgctcctcacATCTGTCTGTGGTGGGACTCTTTTATGGAGCTGGCATTTTTACCTACATGGGACCCAAATCCTATAGGTCAGCTAACCACGATAAAATAGTGTCAGTGTTCTATACAATCTTTACTCCTTTATTGAACCCCCTGATCTACAGTATGAGGAATAGTGAAGTCAAGGGAGCCCTGAGAAAGTGTATGGGTCAATGTGCTGCCTTAA gctccttccacagtttggctattgtggacattgctgctagaaacatcggggtgcaggtgtcccggcgtttcattgcatctgtatctttggggtaa